In Juglans regia cultivar Chandler chromosome 13, Walnut 2.0, whole genome shotgun sequence, the following proteins share a genomic window:
- the LOC109016977 gene encoding uncharacterized protein LOC109016977: MSLNKGMRSCAKLLMSSEAFLSKSAKRGFHSTEVKRMGGHGHDEPYYLHAKHMYNLDRMKHQKLTMSLAVLTAFSIGVAVPVYAVIFQQRKTVSG, encoded by the exons ATGTCCTTGAACAAAGGAATGAGGTCCTGTGCAAAGTTGTTGATGTCCTCAGAAGCATTTCTGTCGAAATCAG CAAAGAGGGGGTTTCACTCGACTGAGGTGAAGAGAATGGGAGGACATGGTCACGATGAGCCTTACTATCTGCATGCCAAACACATGTATAACTTGGACAGGATGAAACACCAGAAGTTGACAATGAGCCTTGCTGTGTTAACTGCCTTCAGCATTGGTGTGGCTGTCCCAGTTTATGCTGTTATATTCCAGCAAAGGAAAACAGTTTCTGGTTGA